Proteins co-encoded in one Brassica rapa cultivar Chiifu-401-42 chromosome A02, CAAS_Brap_v3.01, whole genome shotgun sequence genomic window:
- the LOC103848875 gene encoding uncharacterized protein LOC103848875, with product MGIRKEATVEEAVFNPRGRRRHRVGLLNEIEEELRSMRDIHSEELDDVSQRRRESGYNRSFSTSETWRLVREGKAKCEWTRGVWFSRATPKYAFMAWLANLNRLSTMDRIAQWNPGVDETCVLCKSACVSRDHLFFECSYSGQIWESLANGIMGNLFSNSWSVIMNRIATGGNLGKMKLFCLRYAFQTALYTIWRERNKVKHDEKLIPVNVLKKLVDKNVRNKLSLLRSKCVKGMEGSLQVWFGTRM from the coding sequence ATGGGAATTCGCAAAGAAGCCACTGTTGAAGAAGCTGTTTTTAATCCTCGAGGTAGAAGAAGACATCGGGTGGGGTTGCTAAATGAGATTGAGGAGGAGTTAAGAAGCATGAGAGACATTCATAGTGAAGAGTTGGATGATGTGAGTCAGCGGAGAAGAGAATCAGGATATAATAGATCTTTCTCAACATCTGAAACATGGAGATTAGTTCGTGAGGGGAAGGCGAAATGTGAATGGACTCGAGGAGTTTGGTTCTCTCGGGCAACACCTAAGTATGCGTTCATGGCTTGGCTGGCAAACTTAAACAGACTATCTACGATGGATAGAATTGCTCAGTGGAACCCAGGGGTGGATGAGACATGTGTATTATGTAAGAGTGCTTGCGTAAGCAGAGACCATTTGTTCTTTGAGTGTTCTTATTCAGGGCAGATCTGGGAGAGTCTTGCTAATGGGATTATGGGTAACTTGTTCTCAAATTCTTGGTCTGTGATCATGAATAGAATCGCTACTGGAGGGAATCTTGGGAAGATGAAGCTATTCTGTCTTCGGTATGCTTTTCAAACTGCATTATACACAATATGGAGAGAGAGGAACAAAGTGAAACATGATGAGAAGCTGATCCCAGTGAATGTTTTGAAGAAGCTGGTTGATAAGAATGTGAGAAACAAGCTCAGTCTGTTAAGATCTAAGTGTGTGAAGGGAATGGAGGGCTCTTTACAAGTTTGGTTTGGTACTCGTATGTAA